Proteins encoded within one genomic window of bacterium:
- a CDS encoding type IV secretory system conjugative DNA transfer family protein encodes MPPIERLGAFYLGKEFDPVTGVKPDAHLQLDARDLTTHAVCVGMTGSGKTGLCVALLEEAALDGVPAIIIDPKGDLANLLLTFPELRPEDFLPWVNPDDARRKGQTPQECAAATATAWREGLAAWDQDPDRIRRLKASAEFRIYTPGSDAGTPVSILASLRAPTGGWEGNEEARREQIAGTVGALLGLAGVDADPLRGREHILLSTIFEHAWREGRDLDLVQLITAVQKPPVDKLGVFEVDVFFPPQERFELAMALNAVVAAPSFASWLQGEPLDVDALLRAPDGRPRHAIFSIAHLQDAERMFFTTLLLEQVVAWMRRQPGTTSLRALLYMDEVFGYLPPTAEPPSKKPLLTLLKQARACGLGVVLTTQNPVDLDYKALGNAGIWLLGKLQTERDKLRVLDGLASAAGGFDRKTADALLSGLGERVFLLHDTHADGPVLMQTRWAMSYLRGPLTRDQIRSLTRGATTDTTTATTTAAAPAPTVTTATTTGDSASLLAAPPPLPPAVPQAWAPATLSREAALAALEAERGRLDVADATLVYEPRLGAFGRVAFVDRKLGVDAEQAVALLVRPQEAGALVRWRE; translated from the coding sequence ATGCCACCGATCGAGCGGCTCGGAGCCTTCTACCTCGGCAAGGAATTCGACCCGGTCACCGGCGTGAAGCCCGACGCGCACCTGCAGCTGGACGCCCGCGACCTGACGACCCACGCCGTCTGCGTGGGCATGACCGGCTCGGGCAAGACCGGGCTGTGCGTCGCCCTGCTCGAGGAAGCGGCGCTCGACGGCGTGCCGGCGATCATCATCGATCCCAAGGGCGACCTCGCCAACCTGCTGCTCACGTTCCCCGAACTGCGGCCCGAGGACTTCCTGCCCTGGGTCAACCCCGACGACGCACGCCGCAAGGGCCAGACCCCGCAGGAATGCGCCGCCGCCACGGCGACCGCCTGGCGCGAGGGGCTCGCCGCCTGGGACCAGGATCCCGACCGCATCCGCCGCCTGAAGGCGAGCGCCGAGTTCCGCATCTACACCCCGGGCTCGGACGCGGGCACCCCGGTGTCCATCCTCGCCTCGCTGCGCGCGCCGACCGGCGGCTGGGAGGGGAACGAGGAGGCCCGTCGCGAGCAGATCGCGGGCACCGTCGGCGCCCTGCTCGGCCTGGCCGGCGTCGACGCGGACCCCCTGCGCGGCCGCGAGCACATCCTGCTCTCGACGATCTTCGAGCACGCCTGGCGCGAGGGCCGCGACCTGGACCTGGTGCAGCTGATCACGGCGGTGCAGAAGCCGCCCGTGGACAAGCTCGGCGTCTTCGAGGTGGACGTCTTCTTCCCGCCGCAGGAGCGTTTCGAGCTGGCCATGGCCCTGAACGCGGTCGTCGCGGCGCCGTCGTTCGCGTCCTGGCTGCAGGGCGAGCCGCTGGACGTCGACGCGCTGCTGCGGGCGCCGGACGGCCGGCCGCGCCACGCCATCTTCTCGATCGCGCACCTGCAGGACGCGGAGCGCATGTTCTTCACGACGCTCCTGCTGGAGCAGGTCGTCGCCTGGATGCGCCGCCAGCCGGGCACCACCAGCCTGCGGGCGCTGCTCTACATGGACGAGGTCTTCGGCTACCTGCCGCCGACGGCCGAGCCGCCCAGCAAGAAACCCCTGCTGACCCTGCTGAAGCAGGCCCGCGCCTGCGGCCTGGGCGTGGTGCTGACCACCCAGAACCCCGTCGACCTGGACTACAAGGCGCTCGGGAACGCCGGCATCTGGCTGTTGGGCAAGCTGCAGACCGAGCGCGACAAGCTGCGCGTGCTCGACGGGCTCGCCTCCGCGGCCGGCGGCTTCGACCGCAAGACGGCCGACGCGCTGCTGTCGGGCCTGGGCGAGCGCGTCTTCCTGCTGCACGACACGCACGCCGACGGGCCGGTCCTGATGCAGACGCGCTGGGCGATGAGCTACCTGCGCGGTCCCCTGACGCGCGACCAGATCCGCTCGCTCACGCGGGGTGCGACGACGGACACGACGACCGCCACGACGACCGCCGCCGCGCCGGCGCCGACGGTGACCACCGCGACGACAACCGGCGACTCCGCGTCCCTCCTCGCCGCGCCACCCCCTTTGCCGCCCGCGGTGCCGCAAGCCTGGGCGCCCGCGACCCTGTCCCGCGAGGCGGCCCTGGCCGCCCTCGAAGCGGAGCGCGGGCGCCTGGACGTCGCCGACGCGACGCTGGTCTACGAGCCGCGGCTCGGGGCCTTCGGGCGCGTCGCCTTCGTCGACCGCAAGCTGGGCGTGGACGCGGAACAGGCCGTCGCCCTGCTGGTGCGGCCGCAGGAGGCGGGCGCGCTGGTCCGCTGGCGCGAAG
- a CDS encoding aminopeptidase: MTNREERVRAARSALTNVLDLKRHDRVLIVTDTVTRGVAEVFAATAEAEGCDTDTYLIPEQGRPHAAPPAGMIDRLAGRTVVINAFSAANAEVPFRIAWIHAIEATQRIRLGHAPGITEAMLDDGPLAVDYAAMRTRADRLIDNLRDAVSVRITAPGGTDLVLGLRGRTFQSDLHATVETGVNLPCGEVYCAPVETEGEGVLVADGPIGAIGKPAAPVTLDLSGGHVTRVTCADAALRAEIEALCATDASASVVGELGIGLNPGARLVGCMLEDEKALRTAHIAFGSNEDMPGGCNHSSVHIDYLFHTPSMDVAYEDGSHRQLMRDGQFVV; this comes from the coding sequence ATGACGAACCGCGAAGAACGCGTCCGCGCCGCGCGCAGCGCGCTGACCAACGTGCTGGACTTGAAGCGCCACGACCGTGTCCTGATCGTCACCGACACGGTCACCCGCGGCGTGGCCGAGGTGTTCGCCGCGACGGCCGAAGCCGAGGGCTGCGACACCGACACCTACCTGATCCCCGAACAGGGCCGGCCCCACGCCGCGCCGCCCGCGGGCATGATCGACCGCCTCGCCGGCCGCACCGTGGTGATCAACGCCTTCTCCGCGGCGAATGCCGAGGTGCCCTTCCGCATCGCCTGGATCCACGCCATCGAGGCCACGCAGCGGATCCGCCTCGGCCACGCGCCCGGCATCACCGAGGCGATGCTCGACGACGGCCCGCTGGCCGTGGACTACGCGGCCATGCGCACCCGCGCCGACCGGCTGATCGACAACCTGCGCGACGCCGTCTCGGTCCGCATCACCGCGCCCGGCGGCACCGACCTGGTGCTGGGCCTGCGCGGGCGGACGTTCCAGTCCGACCTGCACGCGACCGTCGAGACCGGCGTCAACCTGCCCTGCGGCGAGGTCTACTGCGCCCCGGTCGAGACCGAGGGCGAGGGCGTGCTGGTGGCCGACGGCCCCATCGGCGCCATCGGCAAGCCCGCGGCGCCGGTCACCCTCGATCTGTCCGGCGGCCACGTGACGCGGGTGACCTGCGCCGACGCCGCGTTGCGGGCCGAGATCGAGGCGCTGTGCGCGACCGACGCGAGCGCGAGCGTCGTCGGCGAACTGGGCATCGGCCTGAACCCGGGCGCCCGCCTGGTCGGCTGCATGCTGGAGGACGAGAAGGCCCTGCGCACGGCGCACATCGCCTTCGGCAGCAACGAGGACATGCCCGGCGGCTGCAACCACTCGAGCGTCCACATCGACTACCTGTTCCACACGCCCTCGATGGACGTCGCCTACGAGGACGGATCGCACCGCCAACTGATGCGCGACGGCCAGTTCGTCGTCTAG